One genomic segment of Pseudoalteromonas sp. GCY includes these proteins:
- a CDS encoding NADH:ubiquinone reductase (Na(+)-transporting) subunit D codes for MANAKEMKEVLFGPVFANNPIALQVLGICSALAVTSSLKNALIMSIALTLVTAFSSLFISMIRNHIPSSVRIIVQMTIIASLVIVVDQVLQAVVYSTAKELSTFIGLIITNCIVMGRAEAYAMKSPPTMSFLDGIGNGLGYSVVLLTVGFIRELFGAGTLFGVEILPLISEGGWYQPMGLLVMPFSSFFIVGSFIWVLRTWKKEQVEAKA; via the coding sequence ATGGCTAATGCAAAAGAAATGAAGGAAGTCTTGTTTGGTCCTGTTTTTGCGAACAACCCGATTGCACTACAAGTGTTGGGTATCTGTTCTGCACTGGCGGTAACATCAAGTCTTAAAAATGCACTTATCATGTCAATCGCGTTGACATTGGTTACTGCGTTTTCAAGTTTATTTATCTCAATGATCCGTAATCACATTCCTTCAAGTGTGCGTATCATTGTCCAAATGACGATTATTGCATCTTTAGTAATCGTTGTAGACCAAGTGCTTCAAGCCGTTGTTTACTCAACAGCAAAAGAACTATCAACGTTCATCGGCCTTATAATTACTAACTGTATCGTAATGGGTCGTGCAGAAGCATATGCAATGAAGTCGCCACCAACAATGTCATTCCTTGACGGTATTGGTAACGGCTTAGGTTACTCTGTTGTACTTCTAACAGTTGGCTTTATCCGTGAACTATTCGGTGCAGGTACATTGTTTGGTGTTGAAATCCTTCCACTTATTTCTGAAGGTGGTTGGTATCAGCCTATGGGTCTACTAGTTATGCCATTCAGCTCGTTCTTTATTGTTGGTTCTTTCATTTGGGTACTTCGTACTTGGAAGAAAGAGCAAGTAGAAGCGAAGGCATAA
- a CDS encoding Na(+)-translocating NADH-quinone reductase subunit C: protein MSTKNESMGKTLGVVVGLCLVCAIVVSFASVQLRPMQQANKNEDIQRNILAVAGYDKVKNVSEVFNQNIESRVVSLKTGEFVEDVKAESFDFEATKFDAKRSYKLSKAEDKAGIQRITNNSPVYFAKDDQGKVSTIILPIQGYGLWGVMYGFLALEADGETIKSINFYKHSETPGLGGEIQNPKWTALWDGKELPIDVVKGSAGGNEHKVDGLSGATLTSNGVDHTVDFWTSDKAFGPFLAKVRKGALN, encoded by the coding sequence GTGTCAACTAAGAATGAATCAATGGGCAAAACGCTCGGCGTAGTTGTTGGCTTATGTTTAGTGTGTGCAATCGTAGTATCTTTTGCTTCGGTTCAGCTTCGCCCTATGCAGCAAGCAAACAAAAACGAAGATATTCAACGTAACATTTTAGCCGTTGCTGGCTACGATAAAGTTAAAAACGTGTCTGAAGTTTTTAACCAAAATATCGAATCACGTGTTGTTAGTCTTAAAACAGGTGAGTTTGTAGAAGACGTTAAAGCGGAATCTTTTGACTTTGAAGCGACTAAGTTTGATGCCAAACGTAGTTACAAACTTTCAAAAGCAGAAGACAAAGCGGGTATTCAACGTATCACGAATAACTCTCCAGTTTATTTCGCAAAAGATGACCAAGGTAAAGTGTCTACTATCATTCTACCAATTCAAGGTTACGGCCTTTGGGGTGTGATGTATGGCTTCCTTGCACTAGAAGCTGATGGTGAGACGATTAAGTCAATCAACTTTTATAAGCACAGCGAAACTCCAGGTCTTGGTGGTGAAATCCAAAATCCTAAGTGGACTGCACTTTGGGATGGTAAAGAGCTTCCTATCGACGTAGTTAAAGGTAGTGCTGGCGGTAACGAACACAAGGTAGACGGTCTATCTGGTGCAACACTTACTTCTAACGGTGTTGATCACACAGTTGATTTCTGGACAAGCGACAAAGCGTTTGGTCCATTCCTTGCGAAAGTACGTAAAGGAGCATTGAACTAA
- a CDS encoding NADH:ubiquinone reductase (Na(+)-transporting) subunit B, whose translation MALKKFLEDIEPHFEPGGKHEKWYALYEAVATIFYTPGYVNKGATHVRDNIDLKRIMILVWMATFPAMFFGMFNIGHQAALALGNGFELANTWQVAIFQALGGELTADAGWGAKTFYGACFFLPIYATVFAVGGFWEVLFASVRKHEVNEGFFVTSVLFALILPATIPLWQAALGITFGVVVAKEIFGGTGRNFLNPALAGRAFLFFAYPADISGDTVWTAVDSFSGATYLGQASAGALDYSNMDLWFNAFYGFIQGSVGETSTLAILLGGLFLIYVRIASWRIVLGTFIGMVVMSFVLNAIGSETNAAFAMPWHWHLVLGGFAFGMFFMATDPVSASFTDKGKWLYGALIGVMVVLIRVVNPAYPEGMMLAILFANLFAPLFDHFVVQSNVKRRLARVN comes from the coding sequence ATGGCCTTAAAGAAATTTTTAGAAGACATTGAACCTCACTTTGAGCCTGGTGGTAAACACGAGAAGTGGTACGCGCTTTACGAAGCCGTAGCAACTATCTTCTATACTCCTGGTTATGTAAACAAAGGTGCAACGCACGTTCGCGATAACATCGACCTAAAACGTATTATGATTTTAGTGTGGATGGCGACGTTCCCTGCAATGTTCTTTGGTATGTTCAACATCGGTCACCAAGCTGCGCTTGCACTAGGTAACGGTTTTGAGCTTGCTAATACTTGGCAGGTAGCTATTTTCCAAGCGCTTGGCGGAGAATTAACCGCTGATGCAGGTTGGGGCGCCAAAACGTTCTACGGTGCGTGCTTCTTCTTGCCTATTTATGCAACTGTGTTTGCGGTTGGTGGCTTCTGGGAAGTGTTATTCGCGTCAGTTCGTAAGCACGAAGTAAACGAAGGTTTCTTTGTAACCTCGGTTCTATTTGCGCTTATCCTGCCTGCAACAATTCCGTTATGGCAAGCCGCTTTAGGTATTACGTTTGGTGTAGTTGTTGCGAAAGAGATCTTCGGTGGTACAGGTCGTAACTTCTTAAACCCAGCTCTTGCAGGCCGTGCGTTCTTATTCTTCGCATATCCAGCTGATATTTCTGGTGACACAGTGTGGACTGCTGTTGACTCATTCTCTGGTGCAACTTATCTAGGTCAAGCTAGCGCAGGCGCTTTAGATTACAGCAATATGGACCTTTGGTTTAATGCGTTTTATGGCTTTATCCAAGGTTCTGTTGGTGAAACGTCGACCTTAGCTATTTTATTGGGTGGTTTGTTCCTCATTTATGTTCGTATTGCATCATGGCGCATTGTACTGGGCACATTCATCGGTATGGTTGTGATGTCATTTGTTCTAAATGCAATCGGTTCTGAAACTAATGCTGCGTTTGCAATGCCTTGGCATTGGCACTTAGTACTTGGTGGTTTCGCATTTGGTATGTTCTTTATGGCAACAGACCCTGTATCTGCGTCTTTCACAGACAAAGGTAAGTGGTTATACGGTGCGTTAATCGGTGTAATGGTTGTGCTTATCCGTGTTGTTAACCCGGCATATCCAGAGGGCATGATGTTGGCAATCCTATTCGCTAACCTTTTTGCTCCACTATTCGACCACTTCGTAGTGCAGTCTAATGTGAAGAGGAGATTGGCACGTGTCAACTAA
- a CDS encoding Na(+)-translocating NADH-quinone reductase subunit A — protein MINIKKGLDLPIEGAPQQVIHDGSAVKRVAVLGEEFIGMRPTMHIRVDDQVKKGQVLFEDKKNPGVKFTAPASGVVKEINRGAKRVLQSVVIEVQGDEQITFEKFSAADLSNLDSEKVKEVLIESGQWPALRARPFSRVAVPSATPSSIFVTATDTNPLAADPAVIIAENVEAFEAGLAVVSRLTEGKVFVCKKAGANVPSSSISQVEVHEFAGLHPAGNVGTHIHFLDSVGTNKQVWHIGYQDVIAFGKLFLTGEIYSDRVIALAGPRVKNPRLVKTHVGASLTDLVAGELEDGDNRVISGSVLAGKTATGPHAYLGRYHTQVSVLLEGREKELFGWIAPGSDKFSVTRTFISHLAPSRLFKMTTSTGGSKRAMVPIGNYERVMPLDILPTLLLRDLISRDLDSAISLGALELDEEDLALCTYVCPGKYEYGSILRDCLTTIEKEG, from the coding sequence ATGATCAACATAAAAAAAGGTCTGGACTTACCAATAGAGGGCGCACCTCAGCAAGTTATTCATGATGGTTCTGCTGTCAAACGAGTAGCTGTGCTAGGTGAAGAATTCATCGGTATGCGTCCTACCATGCATATTCGTGTGGATGACCAAGTCAAAAAAGGCCAAGTTCTTTTTGAAGATAAAAAGAACCCAGGCGTCAAGTTTACTGCGCCAGCTTCTGGTGTAGTTAAAGAAATTAACCGTGGTGCTAAGCGTGTACTTCAATCCGTTGTGATCGAAGTTCAAGGCGACGAGCAAATCACTTTCGAGAAGTTTTCAGCTGCTGATTTAAGCAACTTAGACTCTGAAAAAGTGAAGGAAGTGCTAATCGAGTCTGGTCAATGGCCAGCGCTTCGTGCACGTCCATTCAGCCGTGTCGCTGTGCCGAGTGCAACACCTAGCTCAATCTTTGTGACAGCAACAGATACTAATCCGTTAGCAGCAGATCCTGCTGTTATCATCGCAGAAAACGTGGAAGCGTTTGAAGCGGGTCTAGCGGTTGTATCTCGTTTGACTGAAGGCAAAGTATTTGTGTGTAAGAAAGCGGGTGCTAACGTACCTAGTTCTTCTATCTCACAAGTAGAAGTTCATGAGTTTGCAGGTTTGCACCCAGCAGGTAACGTGGGTACTCACATTCACTTCCTAGATTCTGTAGGTACAAACAAGCAAGTTTGGCACATTGGTTACCAAGATGTCATCGCGTTTGGTAAGTTGTTCCTGACAGGTGAAATCTACTCAGATAGAGTTATTGCTCTAGCAGGTCCTCGAGTTAAGAACCCTCGCTTAGTAAAAACTCATGTCGGTGCGTCGCTAACAGATTTAGTTGCAGGCGAGCTTGAAGACGGTGATAACCGAGTCATTTCTGGCTCTGTGTTAGCTGGTAAAACAGCAACTGGCCCTCACGCTTACCTTGGTCGTTACCATACTCAAGTATCAGTTTTACTTGAAGGTCGCGAGAAAGAGCTATTTGGCTGGATCGCTCCGGGTAGTGACAAATTCTCAGTAACACGTACATTCATTTCACACTTAGCACCTAGCCGTTTGTTCAAGATGACAACGTCTACTGGTGGTTCTAAGCGTGCGATGGTACCAATTGGTAACTATGAGCGTGTTATGCCACTCGATATTTTGCCAACGCTATTATTACGTGATCTTATTTCACGTGATCTAGATTCTGCGATTTCGTTGGGTGCACTAGAGCTAGATGAAGAAGATTTAGCACTATGTACTTACGTATGTCCGGGCAAATATGAGTACGGTTCAATCCTACGCGATTGCCTGACTACTATCGAGAAGGAAGGTTAA
- the fabV gene encoding enoyl-ACP reductase FabV produces the protein MVIKPKIRGFICTNAHPVGCAAHVQEQIEYVKQQGQIENGPKNVLVIGASTGYGLASRITAAFGAGAKTLGIFFEKEGSEKKTASAGWYNTAAFQQAAEEAGLWSKNINGDAFSDELKQKTIDTIKAELGKVDLVVYSLASPRRKDPKSDEVYSSTLKPIGSAITTKNLNTSKRVIDEMTVEAANEDEIANTVKVMGGEDWELWIDALKQADVLADGFKTTAYTYIGKELTWPIYGHATIGKAKEDLDRATLAIRETTADINGEAYVSSLNAVVTQASSAIPIMPLYISALFKVMKGDGTYEGTIEQIHGLFTENLYGQLPRFDDGGHLFQNYKELEDGVQARVQTIWDTVDTDTIDELTDYVGYHNEFLKLFGFGVDGVDYEADVDATVEINHLV, from the coding sequence ATGGTCATCAAACCAAAAATTCGCGGATTTATTTGTACTAATGCGCATCCGGTAGGCTGTGCTGCACACGTTCAAGAACAGATTGAATACGTAAAACAACAAGGCCAAATCGAAAATGGTCCTAAAAATGTATTAGTAATTGGTGCATCGACAGGTTATGGCTTGGCATCGCGTATCACGGCTGCATTTGGTGCCGGTGCGAAAACGCTAGGTATCTTCTTTGAAAAAGAAGGCTCAGAGAAGAAAACAGCGTCAGCGGGTTGGTATAATACGGCTGCATTCCAACAAGCTGCAGAAGAAGCAGGTTTGTGGTCTAAAAATATCAATGGCGATGCGTTTTCTGATGAGTTGAAGCAAAAAACCATCGACACCATCAAAGCTGAACTGGGTAAAGTAGATTTAGTGGTATATAGCCTTGCGTCTCCTCGTCGTAAAGATCCTAAATCTGATGAAGTTTATTCTTCAACACTTAAGCCAATCGGCTCAGCTATCACAACTAAAAACCTGAATACTTCAAAGCGCGTCATTGATGAGATGACAGTTGAAGCTGCTAACGAAGACGAAATTGCCAATACGGTTAAAGTGATGGGTGGTGAAGACTGGGAACTTTGGATTGATGCGCTTAAGCAAGCTGATGTACTGGCTGATGGTTTCAAAACAACGGCATACACTTATATTGGTAAAGAGTTGACTTGGCCAATATACGGTCACGCAACAATTGGTAAAGCAAAAGAGGACTTGGACCGTGCGACGCTGGCAATTCGCGAAACTACTGCTGATATTAATGGCGAAGCGTATGTGTCTTCACTGAATGCAGTAGTGACGCAGGCAAGCTCTGCTATTCCAATTATGCCTCTTTATATCTCTGCACTATTCAAAGTGATGAAAGGTGATGGAACTTATGAAGGAACTATCGAGCAAATTCATGGGTTGTTTACTGAAAATCTATATGGTCAATTGCCACGCTTTGATGATGGCGGTCACTTGTTCCAAAACTATAAGGAACTAGAAGACGGCGTTCAAGCTCGTGTGCAAACTATTTGGGATACTGTTGATACCGATACAATCGATGAACTGACGGATTATGTTGGTTATCACAACGAATTCTTGAAGCTATTCGGATTCGGGGTTGACGGCGTAGATTACGAAGCTGATGTAGATGCAACGGTAGAAATTAATCACCTCGTTTAA
- a CDS encoding BolA family protein produces MSMQSQIYDKIAEAVACKHLNVINESHMHSRGEASHFKVIVVSEQFIGQRLLQRHRKINEVLKDELQNHIHALAIHAYTPEEFSDKEGQTPESPKCLGGSKFDS; encoded by the coding sequence ATGTCAATGCAATCACAGATTTATGACAAAATAGCTGAAGCCGTTGCGTGCAAGCATCTGAACGTTATCAATGAAAGCCATATGCACAGCCGTGGCGAAGCGTCTCACTTTAAAGTCATTGTTGTAAGCGAACAGTTTATTGGCCAGAGGCTGCTGCAACGTCATCGAAAGATCAATGAAGTGCTAAAAGATGAGCTGCAAAACCATATTCACGCTTTGGCCATTCATGCCTATACACCAGAAGAGTTTTCGGACAAAGAAGGTCAGACGCCTGAGTCACCAAAATGCTTGGGTGGTTCTAAGTTCGATAGCTGA
- a CDS encoding alpha-ketoglutarate-dependent dioxygenase AlkB family protein has protein sequence MRAVDKARNLPSGFSYQAQAISYDKSLALYNVLLNSLAWQQNTITLFGKTHQTPRLERFIADPDVHYSYSGKRLENAPWPSVLLGIRQTLERRFNIPFNAVLANFYRNGQDSMGWHSDDEPELGLTPIIASLSLGATRKFKIRHKVSHCVTDILLETGSLLVMQGDSQRDYQHALPKQAKVTQGRINLTFRSVGNTR, from the coding sequence ATGAGAGCAGTAGACAAAGCACGGAACTTGCCGAGCGGTTTTAGCTATCAAGCACAGGCTATTAGCTACGATAAAAGTCTAGCGCTATATAATGTACTACTTAATAGCTTAGCGTGGCAGCAAAATACCATCACCTTATTTGGTAAGACCCATCAAACGCCTCGACTCGAACGCTTTATTGCCGACCCTGACGTGCATTACAGTTATTCAGGAAAGCGACTTGAAAATGCTCCTTGGCCTTCGGTATTGCTTGGGATCAGACAAACGCTAGAGCGCAGATTTAATATTCCTTTTAATGCGGTATTGGCCAATTTTTATCGTAATGGTCAAGACAGTATGGGCTGGCACAGTGATGATGAACCAGAGCTCGGTTTGACGCCCATAATTGCTTCACTGTCGCTTGGCGCGACCCGCAAATTTAAAATACGCCACAAAGTCAGCCACTGTGTAACCGACATTTTATTGGAAACGGGCAGCTTATTGGTAATGCAAGGTGACAGTCAGCGCGACTATCAACATGCTTTGCCAAAGCAGGCTAAGGTGACTCAGGGGCGTATTAATCTCACCTTTCGAAGTGTTGGAAATACGCGCTGA
- a CDS encoding methyltransferase — translation MTTDAILAGNPFTLHRFPLDQKNRSLQAWDSADEYLLDYVFEHHRDANRILILNDSFGALCCALADKHCTVVTDSYVSTLAYEYNLEANELADAKVDVLTSMDELPKDIDLILIKIPKNSGLLQAQLAQLSKLTTDIPVIAAGKAKEIHTSTLKSFSHFLTEPTTSLAVKKSRLVFSKTSAKAIDSKFPVSWPLEKTDFILSNEANVFSRDSLDIGARFFINYLPMGKKPLKVIDLGCGNGVIGLMTLAKMPNATVTFIDESAMAVHSAKQNIVNNLPERVADCQFVQNDCLTGFENYGADLVLCNPPFHQANAITDHIAWQMFLQAKAALRQGGELRIIGNRHLEYDDKLKRLFGNSKTLGNNKKFTVLSAIKRS, via the coding sequence ATGACGACTGATGCAATTCTAGCCGGAAACCCTTTTACGCTACACAGGTTTCCACTCGATCAAAAAAATCGTAGCTTACAAGCTTGGGATTCAGCCGACGAATACCTGTTAGATTATGTCTTTGAACATCACCGCGATGCAAACCGTATTCTCATTCTCAACGATAGTTTTGGCGCATTATGCTGTGCACTTGCTGACAAGCACTGTACGGTAGTAACCGACTCTTATGTGAGTACCCTCGCCTATGAGTATAATTTAGAGGCCAACGAACTTGCGGACGCTAAGGTTGATGTACTCACTAGCATGGATGAGCTGCCAAAAGATATCGATCTGATATTAATAAAAATTCCCAAGAATTCAGGGCTATTGCAAGCGCAACTTGCACAGTTAAGTAAACTGACCACAGACATTCCCGTAATTGCGGCTGGCAAAGCAAAAGAAATTCACACCTCAACATTAAAAAGCTTTAGCCACTTTTTGACGGAGCCAACGACTAGCTTAGCAGTAAAAAAATCGCGCTTGGTATTCAGCAAGACGTCAGCCAAAGCCATTGATAGTAAATTCCCTGTGTCTTGGCCGCTGGAAAAAACCGATTTTATCTTGTCGAATGAAGCAAATGTCTTCTCACGAGACTCTCTTGATATAGGCGCACGTTTTTTTATCAATTACCTTCCTATGGGGAAAAAGCCATTGAAGGTCATTGATCTTGGCTGTGGTAATGGTGTCATTGGATTGATGACGCTCGCAAAAATGCCAAATGCCACCGTCACCTTTATCGACGAGTCGGCGATGGCGGTGCATAGCGCGAAGCAAAATATCGTGAATAATCTACCCGAACGTGTTGCTGATTGTCAGTTCGTTCAAAACGACTGCCTTACGGGTTTTGAAAATTACGGTGCGGATCTAGTACTGTGTAACCCGCCATTCCATCAGGCCAATGCAATCACCGATCACATCGCTTGGCAGATGTTTTTACAGGCTAAGGCTGCGCTTCGCCAAGGGGGAGAGTTAAGAATTATTGGTAACCGCCACTTGGAATACGACGACAAACTCAAGCGTTTGTTCGGTAACAGCAAGACACTAGGCAACAACAAAAAATTCACTGTTTTAAGTGCAATAAAGAGGAGCTAA
- a CDS encoding YajG family lipoprotein: protein MRFSLLIILLTLILVGCESSPRSVILHPEYQGPSSNALAANVAVEVNDLRTTKYTIRVKNQEPALYVPDANLPVNFNQVLTQALTAHGAQITPAAAAQITVNINRFKAIIDESFSTHQSDAEADVTVLIKQGSRSFEKQYKGSANLNGPLKHDQAKIEEQLNNLAQQVVTRIVQDPEFIQFVRGS from the coding sequence ATGCGTTTTTCATTGCTGATTATTCTGCTAACCTTGATACTCGTGGGCTGTGAAAGCTCACCACGCAGTGTCATTCTTCATCCGGAATATCAAGGACCTTCGTCAAACGCGCTTGCCGCCAATGTGGCGGTAGAAGTAAACGATCTGCGGACTACAAAATACACCATTCGCGTGAAAAACCAAGAACCCGCACTTTACGTACCTGATGCTAATTTACCAGTTAATTTCAATCAGGTATTAACGCAAGCACTCACTGCACATGGCGCGCAAATAACACCGGCCGCTGCAGCGCAAATCACTGTGAATATCAATCGCTTTAAAGCCATTATTGATGAGTCTTTCTCGACTCACCAAAGTGATGCTGAAGCTGATGTCACCGTACTGATAAAGCAAGGCTCTCGCAGTTTCGAGAAGCAATATAAAGGTAGTGCTAATTTAAATGGCCCACTAAAACACGACCAAGCCAAAATCGAAGAGCAGCTCAACAACCTAGCTCAACAGGTTGTTACTCGAATCGTCCAAGATCCTGAATTTATTCAATTTGTGAGAGGAAGTTAA
- a CDS encoding peptidylprolyl isomerase, with the protein MKKIILSLTILLLSMNVFAEMNGKFVQKNNLFPRVQINTSKGPIIVELDRSRAPITVNNFLTYVINKDYNGSVFHRVERDEANEKDFVIQGGGYDKEYDGMFEREAIFNESGNGLKNDMYTIAMAYQDNKPHSGTRQFFFNMDDNDHLNPGRGWGFAVFGNVSEGYETLDAIMKVETGYNEKLGYTFIPKEPVIILSVDVLKQPE; encoded by the coding sequence ATGAAAAAAATAATTCTAAGCTTAACCATCCTATTATTAAGTATGAATGTATTTGCCGAAATGAACGGTAAATTCGTACAAAAGAATAACCTATTCCCTCGAGTTCAAATCAATACTAGTAAAGGACCTATTATTGTCGAACTAGACAGATCTAGAGCACCTATCACAGTGAATAACTTCTTAACTTACGTTATCAACAAAGATTATAACGGCTCTGTCTTTCATCGAGTTGAGCGTGATGAAGCCAACGAAAAAGACTTTGTTATCCAAGGTGGAGGTTACGACAAAGAGTACGATGGTATGTTTGAGCGCGAAGCTATCTTCAATGAAAGCGGTAATGGTTTGAAAAATGATATGTATACCATTGCCATGGCCTACCAAGACAACAAGCCACACTCAGGTACCAGACAGTTTTTCTTTAATATGGATGACAACGATCACTTGAACCCAGGTAGAGGCTGGGGTTTTGCCGTGTTCGGGAATGTGTCTGAAGGCTATGAAACACTGGATGCAATTATGAAGGTGGAAACCGGCTACAATGAAAAGCTTGGCTATACCTTTATACCTAAAGAGCCCGTCATTATTCTTTCAGTCGATGTATTAAAGCAGCCAGAGTAA